Below is a window of Anolis carolinensis isolate JA03-04 unplaced genomic scaffold, rAnoCar3.1.pri scaffold_167, whole genome shotgun sequence DNA.
gccatcactcaaaatggccgatgggacttctatgcgcacgcgcacaggactcccatcagccattttggctgTTTTTGTGCAGGCATAGCCTCCAGCCACCCACCACGTGGAACAGCCAgccaggaggtgatagggcccggCTGACTGATCGTAGCAGAGCAGCTTCTATCTTGCTGTTAAAACCATCTCACTTGTGCCTgcctgcccagtcagtgcccaccttcaggtcagtcagcagcagcagcaatgcaatgcatacagtcatgataaaaaaaaattgtttttgaatatttttaattgatgttttttaatttacaattaaaaataaaagaaaaaacatggaattcgtggtgggggaggggggattgggtgagggggagaggatcggtatattccattggatcttcggttcaatgagtctagtctctttgtggagcaagttgctggatgtagaggagtagttgttttattttattagggggcagattgtgccccccttttatgttgcctgggttggctatttcttatttcagttatggagttccttcaatctgtgtctgtccttttcttatatattcctgtttctttgattggttttccattatgcttcttcatcaggaaagtcagtctgtccatgttctttatttcccatatctttgattaccattttttaaatgttccctaactggctgctctcctcatcgccaccatcctgatttaccttgattcagaccgctccacatggagctggagctaatagagggagctcatccgtgctctccccaggttggattcgaacgggcaagtcatcagtcctgctggcacactgtgctattgggggctcccaccttccctatgattagtaggttaaagagctgggtctgtttagcctgcagaagagaaggttgagaggagacatgatcaccatgtttaaatatctaaaacaggggtccccaaactaaggcccgggggccagatgcggccctccaaggtcatttacctggcccccaccctcatttataatataatatttttatatcagttttaataatataatatattgtatatacatatgatattgataataatattatcattttatacaatataatactaataataataccatataataatattaattatatgttatatattacatataatgttacatatagtggtatagttcaatatagtaatatataatgctaatattgtgctatgctaataatataatatattgtatgtacatagagctgctctgagttcccttcagggtgagaagggtgggatataaatgtagtaaataaatgtagtaaatgaataaataaataattttggacttcggcttgcccaaagtctgaaatgacttgaagacacacaacaacaataatcctaattaacctgactatctcattggccagaagcaggcccacacttcctattgaaatcctgacaggtttatgttggttaaatttattttcatttttaaatattgtattggtctttcattgttattgttattgttttgcactacaaataagatatgtgcagtgtgcataggaatttgttcgttttttttttttcaaatgataattcggcccctcaacagtctgaaggatcgtggaccggccctctgctttaaaagtttgaggacccctgatctaaaaggagcaggcttgttttctgctgccttggagactaggactcaatggagcagtgggttcaaattacagaaaacattaggaagaacttactgactgtaagagctgttcagcagtggaactcactgcctcatagttcagtagaagcttctccttttaaggtttttaaatagaggctggatggccatcttttgggggtgctttgattgtgcttttcctgtatggcagggtttgggactggatgtcccatatgattctatgattagctgaCTGGTTATTTCTGACCTCATCCTGAGTAATCCAGTTTATGTGGGTTGGGTGTCTCCATTAAACTGTTTTGGTCTATGAAAGGATGAACTAACTGGATTTCCTTTGTAATGATTTCATTTGGATGATTTCATTTGAGCAGAGCTACCTAAAGTGggagccctgatggcgcagtgtgttaatgtgctgagctgctgaacttgcggaccaaaaggtcccaggttcaaatcccgggagcggaatgagcgcccactgttagccccagcttctgccaacctagcagtttgaaaacacgcaagtgtgagtagatcaataggtaccgctccagcgggaaggtaacggcgctccatgcagtcatgccggccacatgaccttggaggtgtctatggacaacaccggctcttcggcttagaaatggagatgagcaccaaccccaagagtcggtcacgtcaagggaaaacctttacctttacctaccaaaagttctgtgttcatgctaggtgaaagattctgtaaattgtacggaaggtaaccttgcccaactttcatgatgggcctgaggttattatggaacttttctctattggatagaaggaataataagcagatattggcaaaatatttaagagacatttatttatggtaatttctttatgactgatctacaaaccatcagctttttttccttgtcagaagcgacttgagaacatactgcaagttgcttctggtgtcagagaattggccatctacagagatgttgcccaggcgatgcccagatgtgttaccatcctactgggagacttctctcatgtccctacaagctagagctgacggacaggagctcaccctgtcttgcagattcgaactggcaacctttaggtcggcaacccaaccttcagttcaacagttcagctggcacaagagtttaacccgttgtgccaccataCCTCCTATCTTCAGGCCttggaaagtttccaggaaaaataatgagtacagtagagtctcacttatccaagctaatccttggataagcgaatatcttggataataaggagggattaaggaaaagcctattaaacatcgaattaggttatgattttacaaattaagcaccaaaacatcatgttatacaacaaatttgacagaaaaagtagttcaaaacgtagtaatgttatgttgtaattactgtacttacaaatttagcaccaaaatatcatgatatattgaaaacattgactacaaaaatggcttggataatccagaggcttggataagcgaggcttggataagtgagactctactgtaatactaaatgataacatgaatctgtctagaggagagtgactgaaatgatcaaggctttggagaataatccctatgaggagcagtttaaagatctgggcatgttttgcatgtagatgagaaggttgagaggagacttgatggccatgtataataatgtgagaggaagtcatagggaggatggaccaagcttgttgccttctgccttggagactagaacttggaagaatggcttcaaacaaataacccacattacgtgctttgaactgggatatatggcagtaaggactcagacaatccagttcaaagcaggtaatgtgggttatcctgccttgatatcctgagttatagagctgtgtggaagggcccaaattctttctcctttctctgccaaataatgctggaaagtgtccagaggagggccacatctaaggcaggcatcctcagaggttgtgaggtgtgttggaaactaggcaagtggggtttgtatatctttgttgagaggtgttagctggccctgattgtttcatgtttggaattcccctgtttttgagtgttcttttttactgtccttttttttactgtcctttttttaactatttatttatttatttatttcccatacttctgtcccgcccttctcacccgaagaggactcagggtggcctcacaactggcaacaattcaatggccgacatacaaattccaataatataatgacaattaaactcaaacattaaaacaaaaactactaaaaacaacaattacaaccacataagttcaaaatcatagtccagaatcagtccagtggtcaatacttaaaaagtcctcaattattgcactgctaggaataatgctcaataaccataaccatgtctagcaaggctattctatgctaatcaaagtgatcaactgcagttattcacacttggccttcatattatccaacatttttgcttatccaatgctctgctggcccgttcatgtggtttggtgtgtgtgggggggggcaccaaaatttctatttgcttacacttgaaaattatcttgggccggctctggggGGGGAGTCCCGGGGCCAGGCGCTGCCGGAGGAAGAGGCCGatggaggacgaggaggaaggaaggagcgccgggcggaggcggaggaggaaaGGGCAGGAGCTCAGCAACCCCTTCGAACTGGTCAGGGCCTCACGCCTACTGTttactactattaatattattattattcttttatgtGTATCAATTGGTGGCATCAATAAGAGTCTAGTGTCCCGGCATCATCATCATAGcataggcctgggccaacttgggccctccaggtgttttggactacaactcccacaattcctaacagccggtaggctgttaggaattgtgggagttgaagtccaaaacacctggagggcccaagttggcccaggcctgtcttAAGCGATCCTTTTGCTGTTTTAGcagcaaattgacagaaaaagcagttcaatacacggtaacgttatctagtaattaccgtatttacaatctagcaatgtattgaagacgttgactacaaaaacattgactactaccctgtttcccctaaaataagacatcaccagaaaataagacctagtggaggttttgctgaattgctaaatataaggcctcccccaaaagtaagacctagcaaagtttttgttcagaagcatgcccgccgaacagaacactagagcatgcaggatcagtaaatgtacataccataaagtgctgtacatggaaatattggtagtaacaagaaattcttgataggattcacagtttgtctggttatgctgttttatgatgacaactactgtacagtatataataaatgttcatttttttgttcaacaataaatgtgaattcttcttcatggaaaaataagacatcccctgaaaataagacctagaacatctttgggagaaaaaattaatataagatactgtcttattttcggggaaacacggtaaaaggcaaactgcattgcatAATAGAGAACTATTATTTGGTGCAATAATAGGTATGAAAGATGTGTAACAGACTAATGGAACGGCCCGGGCTAAGCCTATGGTTCCCGTGATTTACCCTAATGTATggagttaaatgttttaattgcattttaatattttattttatttaaatggctGTTTTTGTACTCTATTTTTTTGCCTCTGCTTTATTTATACAAGTACAGTTTATGCTTTAATGTCAGAAAAAGGTTGAGAAACCAGTCCTATGGGCTGAGCTGGActaattttgtttaatttctaTAGATAACCAATGAAGAAATAGAGGATGATCTCACATCCAAAGAGGAGAAAGATGATTCCAGGCTGAAGGAGGAAAGTGACCGAAAGAACGAAGAGAGTCTGGAAAATGACCAGCAAAAAGGAGGAGCAGAGACCAAACAACTGGACCAAACGGTAAATGCCCCAGGATGCTGTGTTTGATGTCATTTAATAGATTTGTTTaatcattttattgcttttaactactgtatatatttaaaaatattttgtttatttctattttaatatttattatgtgtTAGATGTTGattcacatgttgttacagcttTTAGTGCTGGCCACTTTGATATGATAGAGAAAAAGTAgggtaaaatagaataataataataataataataataataataataataataataataatgacgtatAATTGTGTGATAAGGTACTAAATGCCCCAGGATTTAAATACCACTTAAAAATGTGTAGTGCTCCTAGTCTGAGCCAAAAAATGAAGTACTAAGATTTCTGACCTTGTAAAtgttaatttaaatatataaatataatatatatacattttaaattatatatatataaaaccagtgtgtgtgtgtatatatatatatatataatttttatgataaatattgtatataaattgtGTGGTAACTGGCCGGGACGGATCCTGCAAGGACATTGGCACCTAATGGTCAGCAACACCTGAGAAATAACACAACTTGGGCAAATGCCGTTGCATGCAATGAATTACCGTATTGACTCGATCCAAAAGACCTCTTTTCTTGTTAATTAGTTGCATAATTCTGGTGAAAGAAAACAGAGGGTAATTTCCACATTAAGGTTTGTTTTCTCTCATGATACCTGATTATTTGTTGTATAGCACTGACCATTTCAGAAATAGTTagttttctaaagtagagcaaatcTACATGCGCATGAAAACCTGGGCTCACCATGAGTTGATTCCTGGCTGCTTTCATGAACTTCTTGTACTTCTGATAAATATACCAGATTAAACAGGCAAAGTCAGGGTATACTCCAAAGCTTTCTGGGAACTCCGGAGTATCCCACAACTTCAGGGCAGTATAGACAGCTGGATTGAATCTCATTTGGACcagcctgatgttcagatgggacACTGACACCATAACTTTTGCCTGTGCTTATTAGAGTTAGAAAAAGGGGAGGGATTATTCTTGCAGATGGCAACAGCTCTATCAACAGAGAAACCCACATGACCAGAAAGAAGATGGGAAGCTTAGCCCTGACCTTCCTGGTTGTGTAGGCACattttgctgatgtcagaattgGGCACCTGTGACAGCAATGAGCATGCATGGAACTCTGCAATTGGTTGGGGTGGGTGACATAGAAGGGGAGGTGATGGTCCAGCAAGGCCAGTGTGGTCTCAGCGGTTCAAATAGTCTGAAAGAGAATAAGGCTGAAATAACAGCTAGGATAAGGGAGAGGCGAATGACTGAAGTTTGTCTAACTACTCCGAACTCCAAAGTCAAAAGTGATCCCCTTCTCATATACACCAAGTATGCTTATGAAGAGAGTGGCAGAAATTTGTTTTGTACTCATTCTTTCACACATGTGCAACTTTAACATTTCTGATTTGATGTTACTGTAGTGCGATTTCTGAAAATAACAGAGtttccccccattttcttttACTACATGATCCTAGCCAATCATGCAGGtcatattgctgctgctgttgtttttaactttttttataccttgcttttatcCTCAGGGGAACTTAAGGTGGCTAACAATTCCATGCTTTAGTCaagttttaaaaagtgcaatacaaaagttttaaaaaactcaatttaatagtaggtaaaggtaaaggtttcccctgacgttaagtccagtcatgaccgactctgggggttggtgctcatctccatttctaagccgaagagccgttattgtccttagacacctccaaggtcatgtggccagcatgactgcatggagcgccgttaccttcccgccagagcagtgcctattgatctactcacattggcatgtttttgaactgctaggttggcagaagctagagcaacagcgggtgctcactccgctccccggatttgaacctgggaccttttggaccgcaagttcagcagctcagcgcttttacacaTTGAGCCACCGGAGGCACCGGAGTACATTttgttaaaaacagattaaaacataatacacttaatgatgctccatgcagtcatgctggccacatgatcttggaggcatctacagacaatgccagctctttggcttagaaatggagatgagcaccaacccccagagtcggacacggctagatttaatatcaggggacttttacctttaccttttacacttaaaatagcttttaaaactcactcccccccccccacacacacacacacatacaatcccAACCAcaacctccccaaagcctgctGATATTGCAATAACATAACTGGGACAGGCAATCTTTTTAAGCTATGAGTACGTCTATGCAATAGTGTACACATTGCCTTGCCACAGAGGTTGTTATAATGCACATATAGCTGAATAATGGATGACAAAATGGGAATGGTAGTACATTTGATAGTACAGTGAGGCCACGTTACCTCTCCTCACTTCTCTTAACATTTTCTGCTGTCTCTCTTCctacacaaaataaatataagagggatgcaaaaatattcaatattgcttcattgTTTAAGTTCTGGATGATGATACACTTTTCAAAAGAAGTAAGAATGCTTTTTACTAGCTTTAAGTTGCTCTCTGAAACACATTTTATAAAGAAAATGTTATTTACCTGAAGTTCTATGCTATTCTATGCTATGGTATTCAGGCCCCAAAGGAAATCCTACAGAAAATCCTAAATCACTGGGTCCAGTGCAAGGCAACGAGGACTCCGTTCCCCTTTCTCCAACTTAGTCATAGAATTAGAagggcccccaaaggtcatctagcccaGCTCAGGATCTCCAAGCATCCCCAAATGTgtcggactacagttcccatctccTGATATTGACACTCCCATCTccgagggattattattattatattcatttataacctgtcatagaatcatagaatagtagagttgaaagagacctcatgggccatctagtccaaccccccgctaagacgcaggaaatctcattcaaagcacccccgacagatggccatccagcctctgcttaaaagcctccaaagaaggagcctccaccacagtccttcTCCTACTAATGAAGCTATTGCCTctgaaggattattattattattattattattattattattattattattattattatattcatgtatatcctagccttttcctaataataatattctcacctttgaaggatggtgatgatgatgatttatttacttaccatatttatatcccgcctttctctattattattattattattattattattttcatgtatatcCTAGccttttcctaataataatattctcacctTTGAAGAACGACGacgatttatttaccatatttatatcccacctttctctaccccaagggggctcaataataataataataataataatgtaataataatcatattcatgtatatcctacccttctcctaATACTAAGACTCTCACCTccgaaggattattattattattattattattattattattattttaataattttcattattattatcttcattcccatcatccccagcacaTTTGATGGGATAAGCCagttttaataatgatgatgatgattattattatattcattcccatcatccccagcacaTTTGAGGGGATAGGCCagttttaataatgatgatgatgatgatgatgatgatgatgatgatgatgatgactatattcatgtatatcctacccttctcctaATACTAAGACTCTCACCTccgaaggatgatgatgatattattattatattaataattttcattattattcttatcttcattcccatcatccccagcacaTTTGAGGGGATAGGCCagttttaataatgatgatgatgatgatggagaggtgggtaagaaataaataaataaataaataaataataataataataataataataattttattatgacacagcaattggataaattcctctccttgtaattaggactttatttttcttttctttttgttgtgtcaacctagaggcgtggatgatgggttgtgttgtcaaatttcaaggttggggggcctgtagttttgttgtttggtccgctgccctgatgccattactcttttatatatatagatataatcaatattattgtattgtgttattatattgtattacattacaatattactatcaatattatatgtatatacattagattatattattataaattatattgtccattatatacaaaaaatacacacatatatacatatatacatatacatatacagtagagtctcacttatccaacgttctggattatccaacgcatttttgtagtcaatgttttcaatatatcatgatattttggtgctaaattcataaatacagtaattactacatagcattactgcgtattgaactactttttatgccaaatttgttgtctaacatgatgttttggtgcttaatttgttaaatcataacctaatttgatgtttaataggcttttccttaatgcctccttattatccaacatattcgcttatccaacattctgccggcccgtttatgttggatgagcgagactctactgtattataaattatattgtccattatatacaaaataatacacacacacacacacacacacacacacacacacacacatatatatatatatatatatatatata
It encodes the following:
- the LOC134295269 gene encoding uncharacterized protein LOC134295269 is translated as MEDEEEGRSAGRRRRRKGQELSNPFELITNEEIEDDLTSKEEKDDSRLKEESDRKNEESLENDQQKGGAETKQLDQTTRILSPTLDIIPQKMPPVNRGQATSMRILSLIDFAASLLLRAIQAG